A part of Pseudomonas sp. HR96 genomic DNA contains:
- the fabA gene encoding 3-hydroxyacyl-[acyl-carrier-protein] dehydratase FabA: MTKQHAFTREDLLRCSRGELFGPGNAQLPAPNMLMVDRITHISEEGGKYGKGELVAELDINPDLWFFACHFEGDPVMPGCLGLDAMWQLVGFFLGWQGLPGRGRALGSGEVKFFGQVLPTAQKVTYNIQIKRVLKGKLNLAIADGSVTVDGREIYTAEGLRVGVFTSTENF, encoded by the coding sequence ATGACCAAACAACACGCCTTTACCCGGGAAGACCTGCTGCGCTGCAGTCGCGGTGAGCTGTTCGGCCCAGGTAACGCGCAATTGCCCGCGCCGAACATGCTGATGGTCGATCGCATCACCCACATCAGCGAAGAAGGCGGCAAGTACGGCAAAGGTGAATTGGTCGCCGAGCTGGATATCAACCCGGACCTGTGGTTCTTCGCCTGCCATTTCGAGGGCGACCCGGTGATGCCAGGCTGCCTGGGCCTGGATGCCATGTGGCAGCTGGTCGGCTTCTTCCTCGGCTGGCAGGGCCTGCCGGGCCGTGGCCGGGCACTGGGTTCGGGCGAAGTGAAATTCTTTGGCCAGGTGCTGCCGACCGCCCAGAAAGTCACCTATAACATTCAGATCAAGCGCGTGCTCAAGGGCAAGCTGAACCTGGCCATCGCCGACGGTTCGGTGACCGTTGACGGCCGCGAGATCTACACCGCCGAAGGCTTGCGCGTCGGCGTTTTCACCTCCACTGAAAATTTCTAA
- the fabB gene encoding beta-ketoacyl-ACP synthase I, with the protein MRRVVITGLGIVSCLGNDKDTVSANLRASRPGIRFNPEYAEMGLRSHVSGSIDLNLEELIDRKVFRFVGHAAAYAYLAMQDAIKDSGLTEDQVSNPRTGLVAGSGGASTLNQMEALDILREKGVKRVGPYRVTRTMSSTVSACLATPFKIKGLNYSIASACATSAHCIGTAMEQIQMGKQDIVFAGGGEEEHWSQSFLFDAMGALSTQYNETPEKASRAYDAKRDGFVIAGGGGMVVVEELEHALARGAKIYAEVVGYGATSDGYDMVAPSGEGAIRCMQMAMSTVDTPIDYLNTHGTSTPVGDVAEIKGVRELFGDKAPAISSTKSLSGHSLGAAGVHEAIYCMLMMEGNFIAGSANIDELDPAVADMPIQTKTVENVELNTVMSNSFGFGGTNATLVLKRWQGK; encoded by the coding sequence ATGCGCCGCGTCGTTATCACTGGTCTGGGCATTGTTTCCTGCTTGGGCAATGACAAAGACACCGTTTCCGCAAACCTGCGTGCAAGCCGCCCTGGCATCCGTTTCAACCCGGAATATGCCGAAATGGGTTTGCGCAGCCATGTTTCCGGTTCCATCGACCTCAACCTCGAAGAGCTGATCGACCGCAAGGTGTTCCGCTTTGTCGGTCACGCGGCTGCCTACGCCTACCTGGCGATGCAGGACGCGATCAAGGATTCGGGCCTGACCGAAGACCAGGTGTCCAACCCGCGCACCGGCCTGGTGGCCGGCTCCGGCGGCGCCTCGACGCTGAACCAGATGGAAGCGCTGGACATCCTGCGCGAGAAAGGCGTCAAGCGCGTTGGTCCGTACCGGGTGACCCGTACCATGAGCAGCACGGTCTCCGCCTGCCTGGCCACGCCCTTCAAGATCAAGGGCCTGAACTACTCCATCGCCTCGGCCTGCGCCACTAGTGCGCATTGCATCGGTACGGCCATGGAACAGATCCAGATGGGCAAGCAGGACATCGTCTTCGCCGGTGGCGGTGAAGAAGAGCACTGGAGCCAGTCGTTCCTGTTCGACGCCATGGGCGCGCTGTCGACCCAGTACAACGAGACCCCGGAAAAAGCCTCGCGCGCCTACGACGCCAAGCGTGACGGTTTCGTCATCGCCGGCGGTGGCGGCATGGTGGTGGTCGAGGAACTGGAACACGCCCTGGCCCGCGGCGCGAAGATCTACGCCGAAGTTGTCGGCTACGGCGCCACCTCCGACGGCTACGACATGGTCGCACCAAGCGGTGAAGGCGCCATCCGCTGCATGCAGATGGCCATGTCCACCGTCGACACGCCCATCGACTACCTGAACACCCACGGCACCTCGACCCCGGTCGGCGACGTCGCGGAAATCAAGGGCGTGCGTGAACTGTTCGGCGACAAGGCCCCAGCCATCAGCTCGACCAAGAGCCTGTCCGGCCACTCGCTGGGCGCCGCCGGCGTGCACGAGGCGATCTACTGCATGCTGATGATGGAAGGCAACTTCATCGCCGGCTCGGCCAACATCGACGAACTGGACCCGGCCGTGGCCGACATGCCGATCCAGACCAAAACCGTCGAGAACGTCGAGCTCAACACCGTGATGAGCAACAGCTTCGGCTTCGGTGGCACCAACGCTACGCTGGTACTCAAGCGCTGGCAGGGCAAATAG
- a CDS encoding OsmC family protein yields MTIDVKTQSPDSFVHSIQINDHQLFTDLPEGLGGHDEAPSPHDYFDAALGACKALTLKLYAQRKGIPLTGVHVQVNRDNAAESTGKYVLNVTLRLEGDLTHVQRKELDRIADHCPVHKLMTTAEVSIETTLVDGQ; encoded by the coding sequence ATGACCATAGACGTCAAGACCCAATCACCCGACAGCTTTGTCCACAGCATTCAGATCAACGACCACCAGCTGTTCACTGACCTTCCCGAGGGCCTTGGCGGACATGACGAAGCGCCCTCCCCCCACGACTACTTCGACGCCGCCCTAGGGGCCTGCAAGGCCTTGACGCTCAAGCTCTACGCCCAGCGCAAGGGTATCCCGCTGACGGGCGTGCACGTACAGGTCAACCGCGACAATGCCGCCGAGTCCACGGGGAAATACGTGTTGAACGTCACGCTGCGCCTGGAAGGCGACCTGACCCATGTGCAGCGCAAGGAGCTGGATCGGATTGCCGATCACTGCCCGGTGCACAAGCTGATGACGACGGCCGAAGTCAGTATCGAAACCACCCTGGTCGATGGTCAGTAG
- a CDS encoding dienelactone hydrolase family protein codes for MSNPQVQSLGYQIDGQAFESRLVYDADIVSARPGLIMAPNWMGVSEGAERIAHAVAAQGYVVLLVDLYGQAVRPTNGDQAGAAMMPLKNDRALLLKRMKAGLEQLKSQTVAAVDSAKLAAFGFCFGGCCALELARTGEPLKAAVSFHGTLDTPNPAATKIDGAVLVMHGDADPLVPKEQLPAFTQEMNEAKVDWTLISYGGAYHSFTDPEANNPGVQMFDQKVSDRAFKTMYNLLEEVFKA; via the coding sequence ATGAGCAATCCACAAGTGCAATCGTTGGGCTACCAGATCGACGGCCAGGCGTTCGAGAGCCGCCTGGTGTATGACGCCGACATCGTCTCGGCACGTCCGGGCCTTATCATGGCGCCGAACTGGATGGGGGTCAGCGAAGGCGCCGAGCGTATCGCTCACGCGGTGGCGGCTCAGGGTTACGTGGTATTGCTGGTGGACCTGTACGGACAGGCTGTACGTCCCACCAACGGTGACCAGGCGGGCGCGGCGATGATGCCGCTCAAGAATGATCGTGCCTTGCTGCTCAAGCGCATGAAGGCCGGCCTGGAACAGCTCAAGTCGCAAACCGTGGCGGCTGTGGATTCGGCCAAGCTCGCTGCTTTCGGCTTCTGCTTCGGCGGCTGCTGCGCCCTGGAGCTTGCACGTACCGGCGAGCCGCTCAAAGCTGCCGTGTCCTTCCACGGCACTCTGGACACGCCCAACCCGGCGGCGACCAAAATCGATGGCGCGGTGCTGGTGATGCACGGCGATGCCGACCCATTGGTGCCCAAGGAGCAACTGCCGGCCTTCACTCAGGAAATGAACGAGGCCAAGGTCGACTGGACGCTGATCTCCTACGGCGGCGCCTATCACTCGTTCACCGATCCCGAAGCCAACAACCCGGGCGTGCAGATGTTCGACCAGAAGGTCTCCGACCGCGCGTTCAAGACCATGTACAACTTGCTGGAAGAAGTGTTCAAGGCTTGA